In Pseudomonas sp. LRP2-20, the genomic window ACTGCACCCGGCTCGGCTCGGCCAGGATCGCCATGATCTGACGCTTCGCACCATCTGGGTTGAATGCCCGGTCATAGGCCACCGCCGCCTGCTGTAGTAGCACAGCCCGATCATCATGTACTTGCGGGCTGCCCAGCGCTGCCAGCAAGTCCGCCTGCTGCTCGATGGCCACCTCACGGCTCGGCGCACTGCGCCGCGCCAGCAACTGCACCAGGGCCGGATCCGGCGCCGGCAGCCCTGCCGCCCCCGAACTGGACATCACCAGGGTCAGGCTGCGCACCCGCTCAGGCGCCATGGCTGCCAGGTGCTGGGCGATCATCCCGCCCATGCTCACGCCGAGCACATGGAACTGGCGAATGCCCAGCACATCCATCAACTGCAGGCCATCGTTCGCCATGTCGGTCAAGGTGTAAGGCGCGTCGACCGCCAGGCCCAGCTTGTAGCGCAACAGTTCGACCGTGAGGTTGGCCGAAGGCGGCAGCTGATTCCAGCGCGACAGGCCGACATCGCGGTTGTCGTAGCGAATGACCCGGAAGCCCTGGCGGCACAACGCTTCGACGACATCGTCCGGCCAATGGATGAGTTGCCCGCCCAGGCCCATCACCAGCAGCAAGGCCGGATCGCGGGGCGCGCCGACACTCTGGTAGACCAGGCTCAGCTCGCCGATCTCAGCGCGTTGTACCGGCACATGGGCGTCACAGCGCGTGTCGGCAAAGCTTGCCGAAGCACTGAACACGAGAAAGAAAAACAGCAGAAAAGCCCGCATGAAAGAAACACCAGAATGCAGATCCCCAGTAGAGCGCGAGTCTGATGAATTTAATTCGGGGGCGCTGCCACAGTTCGGTGACAGTTTGATGAACCCTGCCGAGCGGTGCGGCACAAGGTCCAGTCGACAGCCTGGGGCAACATGAGCGAAACTCAACTCATTCCCCGTTTACTTTAAAAATTTTCTCGGAGTCAGCCGTGCTGGAGATCCGCCACCTTAAAACCCTCCATGCCCTGCGCGAGGCCGACAGCCTGGTGGAGGCCGCAGAACGCCTGCACCTGACCCAGTCAGCGCTGTCGCACCAGTTCAAGGAGCTGGAAGAGCGCCTGGGGCTGCCGCTGTTCGTGCGCAAGACCAAGCCGATCCGCTTCACCAGCGCCGGCTTGCGCCTGCTGCAACTGGCCGATGCCACCCTGCCGCTGCTGCGCGGCGCCGAGCGCGACATCGCCCGGCTGGCGGGCGGCACCGCCGGACGCCTGCACATGGCCATCGAATGCCATAGTTGCTTCCAGTGGCTGATGCCAACCATCGACCAGTTCCGCGATGCCTGGCCGGAAGTGGAGCTGGACCTGGCCTCAGGCTTCGCCTTCGCCCCGTTACCGGCGCTGGCCCGTGGCGACCTCGACCTGGTGGTGACTTCCGACCCGCTGGATCTGGCCGGCATCACCTACGTACCGCTGTTCACCTACGAAGCCATGCTCGCCGTGGCCAACCAGCACCCGCTGGCCAGCAAGCCGTACATCGTGCCCCAGGACCTGCTCGACCAGACCCTGATCACCTACCCGGTGGAGCGCGACCGCCTGGATATCTTCACCCGCTTCCTGGAGCCGGCCGACATCGAGCCGGCCGCCGTGCGCACGTCCGAGCTGACGGTGATGATGATGCAGCTGGTGGCCAGCGGCCGTGGCGTGTGCGGCATGCCGCACTGGGCGCTGCACGAGTACAGCTCGCGGGGCTATGTGAAAGGCAAGCGCCTGGGCGAAAAAGGCCTGTTCGCCACGCTGTATGCGGCAGTACGCACCGACATGCTCGATGCGCCTTACATGCGGGACTTCCTGTTGACCGCCAAGGACACCTCGTTCGCCACGCTCGACGGGGTCAGTGCGGTACGCTGACGGCCTGGCGGTACAACGGCAGGATCAGATCGCGGGTCAGTGGCGCCAGCTCCAGCGTTGCGGCCTGATCGGCGGCCAGCCACTGCACTTCTTCGATTTCCGCCGCCGGGGCCACGGCCTCGGCACTGTCGACGCGGAACAGTTCGGCCTGCACCTCGAAGCCCGGCTCGTTGGCGGCAGGCGCGCTGAACTGGCCCAGGTGCACAGCCTGCTCAGGGTCGATGTGCAACCCCAGTTCTTCGTGCAGTTCACGCACCAGCGCCTGAACGGGCGACTCGCCGGCATCGATCTTGCCCCCAGGTTGCATGAACGCCTGGGTGCCGCGCTTGCGCACCAGCAGGGTCCGGCCTTGCGGGTCGATCAGCAGGGCAGCGGCGATGCGGATGATATTGGGCATGGGTGAGCTCGCTGAAAAGGCGACAGTCTACAGAAGATCAACGACGAACGGCCCCTTGCCAACCGGTCGCTCACCCGCCATAACCAACAGATGAACCTGCCAGCCCACCAACACCCGGTGCTCGAGCTGTTCCACCCGGCCGTCGCTACCTGGTTCCGCCGCCACTTCGCCACGGTCACCGATGCCCAGGCCCAGGCCTGGCCGCTGATCCATGCCGGCCAGTCGCTGCTGCTCGCTGCGCCGACCGGTTCGGGCAAGACCTTGAGCGCCTTCCTGGCCGTGCTCGACGAACTGTTTCGCGAGGGCCTGACGCATGGCGGCGAGCTGCCTGCACAGACCCAGGTCGTCTACGTATCGCCGCTCAAGGCGCTGTCCAACGACATCCGTCTGAACCTGCAGGCCCCGCTCGAAGGCATCAGCCAGGCCCTTGAAGACCAGGGCCTGAAAGCACCGCGCATCACCACCACCGTGCGCACCGGCGATACCCCGCAGAAGGAGCGTGCGGCGATGCGCAAGGTGGCCCCTCATGTGCTCGTGACCACACCCGAGTCGCTGTACGTACTGATGGGCTCGGCTTCCGGCCGCGAAGGGCTGGCCAGCGTGCATACGGTCATCGTCGACGAGATACACGCCCTGGCCGGCAACAAGCGCGGTGCCCACCTGGCGCTGACCCTGGAGCGCCTGCAGGCCTTGTGCGGGCGCCCACTTCGACGCATTGGGCTGTCCGCCACCCAGCGCCCGGTCGAGCGCGTGGCGCAGTTCCTGGTCGGCCAGCAGCGCCCTTGCGCGATCGTCGACGTCGGCCATGCCCGTCAGCGCGACCTCGCCATCGAAGTACCTCCAGTGCCGCTCGGCGCGGTCATGGCCACGGACGTCTGGGGCCTGGTCTACGACCGCCTCGCGCAATTGGCCCGAGAACATCGCACCACGCTGGTGTTCGTCAACACCCGGCGCCTTGCCGAGCGCATTACCCGCCACCTGAGCGACCGCCTGGGCAAGGAGGCCGTGGCGGCACACCATGGCAGCCTGGCCAAGGAACTGCGCCTGGACGCCGAGCAGCGCTTGAAAAACGGCCAGTTGCAGGTGCTCGTGGCCACCGCGTCGCTGGAACTGGGCATCGATATCGGCGATGTCGACCTGGTCTGCCAGATCGAATCGCCCGGCTCGATCGCCGCCTTCCTGCAACGTGTCGGGCGCTCCGGGCACCAGGTCGATGGCATCCCCAAAGGGCGACTGTTCGCGACCTCACGCGACGACCTGATCGAATGCGTGGCCTTGCTCGACTGCATCCGCCTGGGTGAACTCGACGAACTGCACATTGCCAATGCTCCCCTGGATGTACTGGCCCAGCAGATCGTCGCCGAAGCCAGCAACCAGGCCTGGGAGGAACAGGCGCTGTTCGACTGCCTGCGCCAGGCCATGCCTTATGCAGCCCTCGACCCCGAACATTACCAGGCATTGCTGCGCATGCTCGCCGAGGGCTACAACGGTCGCCAGGGCGTGCGCAGTGCCTACCTGCATCGCGATGCAGTCAGTGGCACCGTGCGCGGGCGCCGGGGTAGCCAGCTGACCGCACTGACCAGCGGCGGCACCATTCCCGAGACCGCCGACTACGCCGTGCTGCTCGAACCCCAGGCGCTGAACATCGGCAGCGTCAACGAAGACTTCGCCGTGGAGAGCATCGCTGGCGACATCTTCCAGCTGGGCAATGCGTCCTACCGTATCCTGCGGGTCGAGCCTGGCCGGGTGCGGGTCGAAGACGCTCAAGGCCTGCCGCCGACCATTCCGTTCTGGCTGGGCGAGGCACCGGGGCGCAGCGACGAACTGTCCGCCGCGGTTGCCCGTCTGCAGGCGCGAATCGACGAACAGTTCGGGTTGAACGAGGGCGATCCTGCAGCCGTGCTGCAGTGGCTGCAGAACACCTTCGAGTTGAGCGAAGACAGCGCCAGCCAGTTGCTCGACTACCTGGGCCGCACCCGCGAAGCACTGGGCGCCCTGCCCTCGCAACAGACCCTGGTGATGGAGCGCTTCTTCGACGAGTCCGGCGGCACCCAGCTGATCATCCATTCGCCCTATGGCAGCCGTATCAACCGCGCCTGGGGCCTGGCCCTGCGCAAGCGCTTCTGCCGCACCTTCAATTTCGAGTTGCAGGCAGCGGCCAGCGAAGACGCCATCGTGCTTTCGCTGTCGACCAGCCACAGTTTCGAGCTGGATGAAGTATGGCGCTACCTCAACAGCCGCAACGCCGAGCAGATCCTCATCCAGGCCCTGCTCGAAGCGCCGTTGTTTGGCGTCCGCTGGCGCTGGAACGCGGGTGTGGCCATGGCCTTGCCGCGCTTCGTCGGCGGGCGCAAGGTGGCGCCGCAGATCCAGCGCATGAAGAGCGAGGACCTGATTGCCGCGGTTTTCCCCGACCAGATCGCCTGCCTGGAGAACATCGTCGGCGAGCGGCAGATCCCCGATCACCCGCTGGTCGAGCAAACCCTCGATGACTGCCTGCACGAAGCCATGGACAGCGAAGGCTGGCTGGCCCTGCTGCGGCGCATGGAAAGCGGCGAGGTGCGCCTGTTGTGCCGCGATCTGCCAGCGCCTTCCCCACTGGCCTCGGCCATTCTCAATGCCAGGCCCTACGCGTTCCTCGACGACGCGCCGCTGGAGGAGCGACGCGCCCAGGCGGTGCTCAACCGGCGCTGGAACGAAGTGCACAGTGGCGATGACCTGGGCGCACTGGATGCCGATGCTATAGCCGCTGTACAGGCCGAAGCCTGGCCGCAACCTGGCAATGCCGACGAAATGCACGAGGCGCTGATGAGCCTGGGTGCCATCAGCCATGATGAAGTCCAGGCCAACCCCAGCTGGGGCCTGCTGCTGCGCCAGCTGGCCAAGGCCGGGCGGGCCTTGCGCCTGATCGATGAAAAACTCTGGCTGGCGCGCGAGCGCCTTGACCTGCTGCAAACGCTATATCCGGCAGCGCGCCTGGAGCCCATGCTGGACGTACTGCCCGGCTTCGACCAGGCCTTCGACCCGGACAATGCACTGGCCGAACTGTTGCGCGCTCGCCTGAGTGGCCACGGCCCACTGAGCGTGGTCCAGATCGCTGCGCCACTGAGCAAGCCCACTGTCCAGGTCGAACAGGCCTTGGCCCGTCTGGAAGCCGAAGGCTATGTGTTGCGTGGCCACTTCAGCCCTGGGGCTGGCGACGTGCAATGGTGTGAGCGCCACCTGCTGGCGCGCATCCATCGCTACACGGTGAAACGCCTGCGCCGGGAGATCGAGCCCGTCAGCCTGCAGGACTTCATGCGCTTTCTGTTCGACTGGCAACACCTGGCCCCGGATGAGCGCCTGCGAGGCCCAGAGGCGGTGGCCGAAGTGCTGGGCCAGTTGCAGGGTTTCCCCAGTGCAGCCAGCGCCTGGGAAGCGGAGCTGCTGCCCGCGCGGATCAAGGACTACAGCCCGCACTGGCTGGACGATGCCTGCCGCAGCGGGCAGTTTGCCTGGAGCCGGCTGGCGGCGACGACGGCGAGCAGCACCTTGTCGAGTACACCGCTGGTGCTGTTGCCACGCGAGCACCTGGGCCAGTGGCGCAGCCTCGCCCCCGAGCCTGCTCGGGAAGCACTTGGCGGGCGGGCGCAACGGGTGCTGGAAGCACTGCACGCGCAAGGGGCACTGTTCTTCGACGAGCTGACCGTTGAAGCCCATCTGCTGCCCAGCGAATTGGAGACGGCGTTGCAGGAGCTGGTCGGTGCCGGTCTGGTTGGCGCCGACAGCTTCACCGGCTTGCGCAGCCTGATCACCCCGGCCGCGAAGCGTTCATCGCGCAACAGCCGCCGCGGTCACCCGCCGCTGTCCAGCAGCATGGCCCATGCCGGGCGTTGGGCATTGCTGCGCAGGGGCAGCGCCAGGGTTGACGAGGGCCAGCGCACGGAGCTCATCGCCCGCGCCCTGCTACGGCGCTACGGGGTGATCTGCTGGCGGCTGCTGGAACGGGAAAGCGATGTACTGCCGCCCTGGCGTGAACTGCTGCGCTGCTATCACCGCCTCGAGGCACGTGGCGAAATCCGTGGTGGCCGTTTCATTGCCGGGTTGGCGGGTGAGCAATTTGCCTTGCCGGAGGCGGTCGGTTTGCTCAGGCAAGTACGTCGGCGAGCACTGGATGATGTGCTGGTGGTGGTGAGTGCGAGCGACCCGCTGAACCTGGTCGGCTCGCTGCTGCCTGGGGCTAAAGTGCCTGCGGTAGGTGGCAACCGGCTGCTGTATCGCGATGGTGTCCCGGTGGCGGTGCGAGTGGCTGGGCGGTACAGCTATCTGGTGGAGGGGGCGGCGCAGGAGCAGGCTAGATGGAAGGAGAAATTGCTGCGAACGCCGACAGTGTTTTAGCGCCTGTGAGATCGCGCGCCGCCCACGCGGCGCATCGCGAGCTGCGCTCGCTCCTACGTTTGTTTCTGGCCAGTTATTCCTGTGGGATTTGCGCGCGAACGCCTTGGCGCCTGCCTCGATATCGAGTCGCACAAACCAGGCGATCGCGCGCGCCTGTCACAGGCATTACTGGCCCGAAACAAACGTAGGAGCGAGCGCAGCTCGCGATGCGCCGCGTGGGCGGCGCTCGATCTCACAGGCGCGAAAACACTGTCGGCGTACGCAAAATGTTTTTCGCTACCCCGATTTTGATTTGCACTGCCACTCAAGTTGGCTATGGTCGGGGTTTGCCCCAGGCCCTGAGCCTGACCGCGCCATCGCAAGGATCCCGTATGAGCCTGTCACTTCTCAGCCGCTATGCCTTCTTCACCGCCTGTGTACTGTTCACCCTGGCGAGCCTGCCGTTTCTCCACCATGAATGGTTGTGGCCATTCACCCTGGCCACCGGGGTGCTAAGCCTGATTGGGCTGTTCGACCTCATGCAGCAACGCCATGCGGTACGCCGCAACTACCCGATCCTCGGCAACATCCGCTACCTGGTCGAGGGCATTCGCCCGGAAATCCGTCAGTACCTGCTCGAAGCCGACAGCGACGCCCTGCCCTTCTCCCGCGCCCAGCGCTCGCTGGTGTACGCCCGGGCCAAGAACGAAGCCTCGGACAAACCCTTCGGCACCCTGATCGACGTCTACGAGTCGGGCTTCGAGTTCATCGGCCACTCCATGCGCCCGGCGCCACTGACCGACCCGACGAGCTTCCGTGTCATGGTCGGCGGCCCGCAGTGCAGCCAGCCGTACTCGGCCTCGATCTTCAACATCTCGGCCATGAGCTTCGGCTCGCTCAGCGCCAACGCCATCCGCGCCCTCAACAAGGGTGCCAAGCTGGGCAACTTCCACCACGACACCGGTGAAGGCAGCATCAGCCCCTACCACCGTGAAAACGGCGGCGACCTGGTCTGGGAGCTGGGCAGCGGCTACTTCGGCTGCCGCACCGCCGACGGCCGCTTCGACCCGGAACGCTTTGCCGCCCAGGCACGCACCCCACAGGTGCGGATGATCGAGATCAAGATGAGCCAGGGTGCCAAGCCCGGTCATGGCGGCATCCTGCCCAAGCACAAGGTCACCAGGGAAATTGCCGAAACCCGTGGTGTGCTGATGGGCGAGGACTGCATTTCGCCATCCCGCCACAGCGCCTTCTCCACACCGATCGAGATGATGCACTTCATCGCCCAGCTGCGTGAGCTGTCCGGTGGCAAGCCGGTGGGCTTCAAGTTCTGCCTGGGTCACCCGTGGGAATTCATGGGCATCGCCAAGGCGATGCTGGAGACTGGCATCCTGCCAGACTTCATCGTGGTCGATGGCAAGGAAGGCGGCACCGGTGCCGCGCCGGTAGAGTTCACCGACCATATCGGAGTGCCGCTGCGCGAAGGCCTGTTGTTCGTGCACAACAC contains:
- a CDS encoding DEAD/DEAH box helicase, with product MNLPAHQHPVLELFHPAVATWFRRHFATVTDAQAQAWPLIHAGQSLLLAAPTGSGKTLSAFLAVLDELFREGLTHGGELPAQTQVVYVSPLKALSNDIRLNLQAPLEGISQALEDQGLKAPRITTTVRTGDTPQKERAAMRKVAPHVLVTTPESLYVLMGSASGREGLASVHTVIVDEIHALAGNKRGAHLALTLERLQALCGRPLRRIGLSATQRPVERVAQFLVGQQRPCAIVDVGHARQRDLAIEVPPVPLGAVMATDVWGLVYDRLAQLAREHRTTLVFVNTRRLAERITRHLSDRLGKEAVAAHHGSLAKELRLDAEQRLKNGQLQVLVATASLELGIDIGDVDLVCQIESPGSIAAFLQRVGRSGHQVDGIPKGRLFATSRDDLIECVALLDCIRLGELDELHIANAPLDVLAQQIVAEASNQAWEEQALFDCLRQAMPYAALDPEHYQALLRMLAEGYNGRQGVRSAYLHRDAVSGTVRGRRGSQLTALTSGGTIPETADYAVLLEPQALNIGSVNEDFAVESIAGDIFQLGNASYRILRVEPGRVRVEDAQGLPPTIPFWLGEAPGRSDELSAAVARLQARIDEQFGLNEGDPAAVLQWLQNTFELSEDSASQLLDYLGRTREALGALPSQQTLVMERFFDESGGTQLIIHSPYGSRINRAWGLALRKRFCRTFNFELQAAASEDAIVLSLSTSHSFELDEVWRYLNSRNAEQILIQALLEAPLFGVRWRWNAGVAMALPRFVGGRKVAPQIQRMKSEDLIAAVFPDQIACLENIVGERQIPDHPLVEQTLDDCLHEAMDSEGWLALLRRMESGEVRLLCRDLPAPSPLASAILNARPYAFLDDAPLEERRAQAVLNRRWNEVHSGDDLGALDADAIAAVQAEAWPQPGNADEMHEALMSLGAISHDEVQANPSWGLLLRQLAKAGRALRLIDEKLWLARERLDLLQTLYPAARLEPMLDVLPGFDQAFDPDNALAELLRARLSGHGPLSVVQIAAPLSKPTVQVEQALARLEAEGYVLRGHFSPGAGDVQWCERHLLARIHRYTVKRLRREIEPVSLQDFMRFLFDWQHLAPDERLRGPEAVAEVLGQLQGFPSAASAWEAELLPARIKDYSPHWLDDACRSGQFAWSRLAATTASSTLSSTPLVLLPREHLGQWRSLAPEPAREALGGRAQRVLEALHAQGALFFDELTVEAHLLPSELETALQELVGAGLVGADSFTGLRSLITPAAKRSSRNSRRGHPPLSSSMAHAGRWALLRRGSARVDEGQRTELIARALLRRYGVICWRLLERESDVLPPWRELLRCYHRLEARGEIRGGRFIAGLAGEQFALPEAVGLLRQVRRRALDDVLVVVSASDPLNLVGSLLPGAKVPAVGGNRLLYRDGVPVAVRVAGRYSYLVEGAAQEQARWKEKLLRTPTVF
- a CDS encoding NUDIX hydrolase, translated to MPNIIRIAAALLIDPQGRTLLVRKRGTQAFMQPGGKIDAGESPVQALVRELHEELGLHIDPEQAVHLGQFSAPAANEPGFEVQAELFRVDSAEAVAPAAEIEEVQWLAADQAATLELAPLTRDLILPLYRQAVSVPH
- a CDS encoding FMN-binding glutamate synthase family protein, whose protein sequence is MSLSLLSRYAFFTACVLFTLASLPFLHHEWLWPFTLATGVLSLIGLFDLMQQRHAVRRNYPILGNIRYLVEGIRPEIRQYLLEADSDALPFSRAQRSLVYARAKNEASDKPFGTLIDVYESGFEFIGHSMRPAPLTDPTSFRVMVGGPQCSQPYSASIFNISAMSFGSLSANAIRALNKGAKLGNFHHDTGEGSISPYHRENGGDLVWELGSGYFGCRTADGRFDPERFAAQARTPQVRMIEIKMSQGAKPGHGGILPKHKVTREIAETRGVLMGEDCISPSRHSAFSTPIEMMHFIAQLRELSGGKPVGFKFCLGHPWEFMGIAKAMLETGILPDFIVVDGKEGGTGAAPVEFTDHIGVPLREGLLFVHNTLVGLNLRDKIKLGASGKIVSAFDIASVLAIGADWANSARGFMFAIGCIQSQSCHTNKCPTGVATQDPLRQRALVVPDKAQRVLNFHHNTLRALAEMLAAAGLEHPAQLEAKHLVRRVSATEIKLFSQMHVFLKPGELLTGEVNGQFYSRMWQMARADSFEPHSEVAA
- the metR gene encoding transcriptional regulator MetR, whose product is MLEIRHLKTLHALREADSLVEAAERLHLTQSALSHQFKELEERLGLPLFVRKTKPIRFTSAGLRLLQLADATLPLLRGAERDIARLAGGTAGRLHMAIECHSCFQWLMPTIDQFRDAWPEVELDLASGFAFAPLPALARGDLDLVVTSDPLDLAGITYVPLFTYEAMLAVANQHPLASKPYIVPQDLLDQTLITYPVERDRLDIFTRFLEPADIEPAAVRTSELTVMMMQLVASGRGVCGMPHWALHEYSSRGYVKGKRLGEKGLFATLYAAVRTDMLDAPYMRDFLLTAKDTSFATLDGVSAVR
- a CDS encoding alpha/beta fold hydrolase; amino-acid sequence: MRAFLLFFFLVFSASASFADTRCDAHVPVQRAEIGELSLVYQSVGAPRDPALLLVMGLGGQLIHWPDDVVEALCRQGFRVIRYDNRDVGLSRWNQLPPSANLTVELLRYKLGLAVDAPYTLTDMANDGLQLMDVLGIRQFHVLGVSMGGMIAQHLAAMAPERVRSLTLVMSSSGAAGLPAPDPALVQLLARRSAPSREVAIEQQADLLAALGSPQVHDDRAVLLQQAAVAYDRAFNPDGAKRQIMAILAEPSRVQLLNGLRVPTLVVHGTADPLLPVMHGVHLAAHIQGSQLRLIPGLAHRFQEPFKAPLLAAVLPYLQSHRQDVTHIAGL